The sequence below is a genomic window from Acidobacteriota bacterium.
GATCCCCTTGGTGTAATCGAGCCGATCCACCGAGAGGATGATCTTATAATTCCTCACCTTCCTCCTGATCCTGCTGATCTCCCTCTGAACCGAGGGATCCTCCACTCCTTTGGCAAATCTATCGTAATCTATTCCCATAGGGAAGGCGTCCGCTCGCACCACCCGATCGCCAACGAACATCTGCCCGAAGGTCGGCTCATAACCCAATATCCTCCGGACACTGTTTAAAAAATAAAGGGCATAATCGTAGGTATGAAAACCTATGAGGTCCGCCCCCAATATCCCCTCCAATATCTCCCTTCGCCAGGGAAGGAGACGAAACATCTCGAAGGAGGGAAACGGTATATGAAGGAAAAAACCTATCTTCGCCCCGGGTAGCCTCTCCCTGATCAGCTTGGGGAGCAACATCAACTGAAAATCGTGGACCCATATGATATCCTTCTCCTCGGCGACATCGAGCACCGCCTCGCAGAAGATCTGGTTCACCCGCTTGTACGCCCTCCAGAACCTGTCGCTAAACACGGTATAAAGGGGGAAATAATGGAATAGGGGCCAGATTGTCTTGTTGCAGAAACCACGATAGAAATTCTCAATATCATAAGGGGAAAGAAAAACCGGGAGGCAATTCTCCTCCCTTAGGATTTCTTCTATCATCCTCCGCTCTTTTTCTCCGCCACTAAGCACAACCCCGGGCCAACCGATCCATAGGCTCCGGTACGACTTATAGAAAGAACCCACCCCGGTGGCCAACCCACCAACACTCGGCTTCAAGAAAACACTTTCCCCCTTCTTCGCTACGCTCACCGGAAGCCTATTGGAGACCAAAAGCAATTTACCTTTGTATTTCTTCAGCATATTAAAAACCTTTGCCGATTTAGCTTAAGCTAAAAATGATTATATCTCAGAAAAGGGGAAAAGTTAAGGGAAGAATTCAAACTACCCGGCAAGAGAGCGTATAAAAAGAAAGAAACCTTCCCTCCCCGTAGGACAGGAAATCCCTCTCACCAAGCAAAGTATCTACTATTATAGATTTTAGACATAAAGAAAATATACTTAGCTCAGAAGGTCACACAAGAGATCGAGATAATCGATCAGGGCTCTGGTGATGAGGAAGTTCTTCCTAACCGTCTCCTTGCCCTTCTTTCCCAAACCCTTCGCCAATTCGGGGTCCTTCAAAATCTTCAATATCCTTTCAGCAAAACCCTCTGTATCCCTTGGTTCGACCAGGAAACCGCTCTCCCCATCCTTTATCTGAAGTGGGATACCGCCCACATTGGAGGCAACTACCGGTTTCTCCTTCCATAAAGCTTCGGTCACCGCCAGCCCAAATCCTTCCCGGATCGACTTCTGGACGACCACCGCCGCCTGCCGCTGAAGGGCATTCACCAATATATTGTTATCGTAGGTGATGAGAATGATATCGCCCTTCTCCATCCACTTCTTTGCCTTTTCCTTAACCTCATCGTAGATGAGGGCTCCTTCGGGATCGTCGGTCGCCATATTCCCGCAGAGGACCAGTCGGCAATCAACCTCCTCCTTGACCAGCTCGAACACCTCTATTACCCCCTTCGGGTCCTTCCATTTATCGAATCGCGACACCTGGAGTATTATAGGCTTATCGTTTGGGATGCCGAATTTCTTGAGATATTTAGCGATAACCTTGGGCGCCAGCTCCTTATTCTTGGGGGAGAGGGGATCGATGGTGGGATAGATCACCCTCTGTTCTATAGGGATATCCTTGCGGTATTTCTCATCGGAGATGATCATCGCATCGTACCTGAGGATGAACCCCTCGAGGAAACGCCACAGCTCCCGGTTGGGATGGGACAGGTCCACATGACAACGCCAGACCCAAGGTTGTTTCTTCTTATAAAACTTAACCAAAGGAAGTGGCTGGGGATCGTGGATGAAAACACAATCATGGTCGATGTGGGTATAGGAGGAGAAGGTCTCGTTGGCTTGGATGTAAAGCTTCTTCTTCATCTCGGTGAAATTTATCGGCTCCCCCTGGAGGGCGTTGTGGAACTTCTTGGTGATGGTGAAGAAATCCGGGTTCCCGTGAAAAAGGCGCCAGCCCGCATCAACCCCTATATCGTTCATCAGGGGGATGAAGCTGTTGAGGATCTCAGCAACCCCACCACCGATACAGGTGGAGTTGATATGGAGTATATGCACTCCATAAAGGCGCCTCGCCCGCCTGTGGATATCAGCTATTACCTCCTTCCCTACAATATCCCGATAATCCTCCAAGGTTCGCATTTATCACTCCTCCTAAATAATACCTAAAGAAAGAAGCTCGCTCCCTCATCATCTCACCCCCAAAGTTAACCTCCAAAAAGATTGATTGTCAAGAGGAGAGAAAAAAGAAGTATAAAAACACTTCCTTGCTTTAACTTTGTGATGGAATAGAAATAGCCTTATCGCAAAGAGATCTACTGAATGAGGGAAATTATCATATCATTTATCTTTAAGAACGGATCTTTCGTAGTCTCAACCTCAAGAGACCGGAGTACCTCTCCTAGAAGTTCATCAAATATATAACTCTGTACCTCTTCCTTTCCTCTATCCTGCTTAGATAAGGCCTCAGCAATCTCCTTAAAGGAAACTCCTTTAAACCCATGAGCCATTATGCTCTTATTTCGGAGGGGAAGTAATTTGTCACATAAAAAAGAGACTTTGGAAAAAGCGGGGGGATAATTCTTAAGCTCCTTCCACTTCCATTCAAGGCACTTGCGTAAAACCAGAGTGTTTGGCTTTATTCTAAGCTTTTCTTTTTCAAGAAACTCTTTAAGCTCGGGGTATTTCTCGATATCCTTCTCGAAATCCTCTTCCTCGGAAGAAATACCGAACTCCTTTGTTACCATCAACTTAAGCACAGCCTCTATAAAACGATATAGCCTGCCCAGAAAATCAACATATCGACCCTTTTCAAAGCATACCTTCATATTGAAATATAGTTCATGAACTTTGACAGGAATATCCTCCGTTTCCCTTAATTTTTCGAATTCAGAATAAAGATCGGAAACGCGCTCCCTGATCGATGTGGCCTTTTTTCTAAGCTCATCCGCCTCAAAAGAAGCCCTTTGAAAATCGAACCCGAGTCTATAAGCGGCTATTTTGGCCAAGCTCGCCGCTTCACTATAGCCCAGCTCTTGAAGGAGTAAGGATGCTCCTTCATACTCGTACTTTTTTATAAGCTCCTGGGCAATGCGAATTTTAACAGAGCGTTTAATCTCTTCCGCTATATTGATCTCTAAGGGATCTTCTCCAATAGGCTTATAAACCACTCGGCACTTATCACCGAAAAGTTCTACCCCCGAGAAAAGAAGGCCAAAGTTCATCTGTGGGGTACCGCCGGTAACCGAAAGATAGTAAATGTCATATCCATCCATCACCTTTTCTCGAGAAAGATCCTTCTTGTAAAATCTACTTAATGTATCATAATAAACGGGGTGCTTTTCTATTCTCCTTACCCAAGCACCACCTCTATTCTTCTCTTCAATTTCTTCAGCAAGCAATCCCTCTTTCCACATTCTTTTAAGACACTCAGCAATATAACAAGTATCACTCTTCCAATGTTCAGAACCTTTAGGTTGATCGGTAGCAAACATAAGGAGTTCTATCTTAGCTTCCGAATTCTTCTTTCCAATGTACTCAAGGGTTGGCGAGAGGATGGGAGCACGAAGTTTTTCTTTGTGTTTCTCAAAATTATCCAATATCTCCTTTCCTTCTTCTCTTATTTTTTCAAGATACTTTCCATCCTTTTCCAAATCCCTATTTCCTATATTTGCTAGGACGAGTATCCTCATTTCTCAACCTCCTCGAAGGAAACCCAGCCTAAGGGAAAGGAGAGGGTATTTCCCTCATAAGCGATCCGCCGAGTACGGGGGAAAGTTACTTTCCCTCCCACCTGAGTAAACTTGGGTTTTCCTCTCCCAATCCTTTTAAAGAGGTCCTTAAGAGATTTCAGATCATCTATTAAATGGAGCACCGTTTTGGTAGCCATTCCTCCGCCCCAGCCTAAAGGAAGAAGGAAACCCTTTTCCTTATTTTTTTGCTCTCGCAATAACTTATCTATGGTTTCTCTTACCCTCGAATATTCGCCCCCTTCATATACCTTCCTCTCCCTTTCGAGTAGCTTCTCAGAGTAGTCTCTAATAATAGAGAGCAACCCATCAAACCCATTTAAACCATCGAGTAAGGGAAATTTACCCTCCTTTTTTTCTTGGATAATCCTAAATAATAGATGCTTATTCCAAGAAATCTCTACCTCGCCCTCTGCTTTTGGCTCTACTGCTTCAACAAAAATATCCAATATCTTCTTGCCGTTTAATTGGGAGACCGCCACTTTTCGAATAGCTTGCCACTCTTTAGCAAAGGGGGTGCTATCGGAAACGGAAAGCAGTCGGAGTAAGTCATGATGGGGATCCTTACCCAACACCTCTCCCATCAACTCATCATCAAAATTCTTCGGCTTTCTTTTATTATCCTCTTTGGATAAAAGCTCGATAGCTCTTTTGAGCTTACCGATATCCCTCCTAAGGAGATAACAAAATACAGCGGTGCGGATTGCTCCTTTTATCGAACTTCCGGGGATAAAAGGTCGATGGTGAATATCGCGGATGTGCTGATTAACCTCTTTTTTATTTATAGTCCCTCCCTCCAATCGACAGGTATATTGAGAGACCTTTTCTGGCTGAATTCCTCTTTCCGCGAGGAAAAATCCGATCTTAAAGTCTTTTCTTTCTAAAGAGCGGGAAAGGGCTTGTGCCTGCATTGGGTTTTCAATGAGGCGATCAATGTCGATCCTGAAATAAATATCTCCTTTGACAATGAAATCGTAGTGGGAAGAAAGTTTTTCACCATTCCCGATATGGAGGGGGGTAAGGACCTTAAAGCGGTATCTTCTAATCTCTCTTACGCTCATTTGATCTCAACTCCTATCTTAAAGGCAAATCCATAGCGATAAACCGGATGGGGGAGAGCATTATCCCCAACTTCTGGAGAGACATCGACCAAAGCTCCCATTTCATCCCTCCCAATATCAACCAAAACGGAACCTTCAGTGAACATTCTGACCCCCTTCCTCCTTAAGCCCTTCTTAAGCCTGGGAGAATATATCCAGCCATCTCTTAATATAAGCTCATAGGAAGCCTCATCCCCGATCAACCCCTCCTTTATCTCCTCTCGCTTCGGGTAATAGAGGGAAAGGGTGACGAAATGAGAAGGGGAAGAGGGAGAAGGAAGATTATCCTCCTCGAAGGAGGGGGTAAACTGGCCATTCCCACCGCTACGATCACCACCAATCCCCATATCACCGAGTAGTCTCAGGGCTGATTGAAATTTTCCTCTCACCTTCTCATCCAGATAGCGAATCAAGAAAAAATAACCGGCAGATCGAGATGGGCTTTGGTGAAAACGAATACGGCTGAAGTAAAAGATGTTCGCCCTTCCTTGAACCCTATCCAAGGTTACTCGAGGAACCTCTTCCTCCTTGAAAAAGGAAAACTCGTTTAAGAATCTAACCTCATTAAGCTCTCGTTTAAGATTCTCGCACTCCTCTTCAGAAAGCCAACATTTACCAGAAAGAAGCTCTTTTTCACCTCCCTTTGGCGGCTCTACCTCCTCTCCTGAAATCAATCTGGTAAAAACCTTCTTTGATACATAGATCGCTTTCTTAGCGAACTTACGATCACCCACAGATCTCTTCTCTTTCTTACTACCTTCATCCCTCCACAAGCGAGGACAGGGAAAGAAGAATAGATCGTATAGATCCTTAAACTCCAAATAAGGGAAAGCCGATGTGATAAGAAACGGAGGATCGCTCTCTCGAAACCTTTGAAGAAGCAGAGTAAGCTCACCTTCCCCATAAAGGAGGAGAAACGCATGACAAAAGGCGGAAAACAGGGTGTCGGAATGGATGATCTCCGCTGTCTCCTCAAGCCCTATTCCCCGTTCTCCCAAATGAAATGCTCCTCGAGGAATAAGCTTAACCCGTTCGATCATCGTTAGCCTCGCAATTTTGGATTATCTTCTCTATCTTCTGAATCACCTCTTTGGGCTTTAGACTCCCCTTTATTATCTCTCTTCCATCCTCTCCCTTCTCATATACCGATATCTCCTTCCATTTTATGGATTCGATTTCTATCGCCACCTTGCCCGACCCCCTTGTTCCACACCCCCCTAAATAATCGTCCTCGAGCAAACTCAACGCTTCAAAAACGAGTTTGAAATCGGTAGAAAGAACTATTCCCTCGTAATAGTCGAAGATGAGCTCGAAATTAAAACGGGAACCAGCGGGTACCCTCTCCAAAAACCTTGGGTTAGCTTGAGCGGTAATCCGGTCTATCGTATTCTCCGCTTTTACCTCGGAATAGGGGAGATCGGTGTTCCCCTCAACCTCTTCCCAACTC
It includes:
- the csm4 gene encoding type III-A CRISPR-associated RAMP protein Csm4, which produces MIERVKLIPRGAFHLGERGIGLEETAEIIHSDTLFSAFCHAFLLLYGEGELTLLLQRFRESDPPFLITSAFPYLEFKDLYDLFFFPCPRLWRDEGSKKEKRSVGDRKFAKKAIYVSKKVFTRLISGEEVEPPKGGEKELLSGKCWLSEEECENLKRELNEVRFLNEFSFFKEEEVPRVTLDRVQGRANIFYFSRIRFHQSPSRSAGYFFLIRYLDEKVRGKFQSALRLLGDMGIGGDRSGGNGQFTPSFEEDNLPSPSSPSHFVTLSLYYPKREEIKEGLIGDEASYELILRDGWIYSPRLKKGLRRKGVRMFTEGSVLVDIGRDEMGALVDVSPEVGDNALPHPVYRYGFAFKIGVEIK
- a CDS encoding trehalose-6-phosphate synthase, which gives rise to MLKKYKGKLLLVSNRLPVSVAKKGESVFLKPSVGGLATGVGSFYKSYRSLWIGWPGVVLSGGEKERRMIEEILREENCLPVFLSPYDIENFYRGFCNKTIWPLFHYFPLYTVFSDRFWRAYKRVNQIFCEAVLDVAEEKDIIWVHDFQLMLLPKLIRERLPGAKIGFFLHIPFPSFEMFRLLPWRREILEGILGADLIGFHTYDYALYFLNSVRRILGYEPTFGQMFVGDRVVRADAFPMGIDYDRFAKGVEDPSVQREISRIRRKVRNYKIILSVDRLDYTKGI
- a CDS encoding glycosyltransferase; this translates as MRTLEDYRDIVGKEVIADIHRRARRLYGVHILHINSTCIGGGVAEILNSFIPLMNDIGVDAGWRLFHGNPDFFTITKKFHNALQGEPINFTEMKKKLYIQANETFSSYTHIDHDCVFIHDPQPLPLVKFYKKKQPWVWRCHVDLSHPNRELWRFLEGFILRYDAMIISDEKYRKDIPIEQRVIYPTIDPLSPKNKELAPKVIAKYLKKFGIPNDKPIILQVSRFDKWKDPKGVIEVFELVKEEVDCRLVLCGNMATDDPEGALIYDEVKEKAKKWMEKGDIILITYDNNILVNALQRQAAVVVQKSIREGFGLAVTEALWKEKPVVASNVGGIPLQIKDGESGFLVEPRDTEGFAERILKILKDPELAKGLGKKGKETVRKNFLITRALIDYLDLLCDLLS
- the csm5 gene encoding type III-A CRISPR-associated RAMP protein Csm5, which encodes MSVREIRRYRFKVLTPLHIGNGEKLSSHYDFIVKGDIYFRIDIDRLIENPMQAQALSRSLERKDFKIGFFLAERGIQPEKVSQYTCRLEGGTINKKEVNQHIRDIHHRPFIPGSSIKGAIRTAVFCYLLRRDIGKLKRAIELLSKEDNKRKPKNFDDELMGEVLGKDPHHDLLRLLSVSDSTPFAKEWQAIRKVAVSQLNGKKILDIFVEAVEPKAEGEVEISWNKHLLFRIIQEKKEGKFPLLDGLNGFDGLLSIIRDYSEKLLERERKVYEGGEYSRVRETIDKLLREQKNKEKGFLLPLGWGGGMATKTVLHLIDDLKSLKDLFKRIGRGKPKFTQVGGKVTFPRTRRIAYEGNTLSFPLGWVSFEEVEK
- the csm3 gene encoding type III-A CRISPR-associated RAMP protein Csm3; the encoded protein is MEVRKALSLKGKFIVTGKIKAKTGLHIGGSGGKLEIGGVDNVIIRDPITNKPYIPGSSLKGKMRSLVERAKNKELAKVVKEPLIRIHLCDKKNPNPCEVCRVFGAPGDYEKEFPSLLTVRDAFLDEKIEVGGEEKSWEEVEGNTDLPYSEVKAENTIDRITAQANPRFLERVPAGSRFNFELIFDYYEGIVLSTDFKLVFEALSLLEDDYLGGCGTRGSGKVAIEIESIKWKEISVYEKGEDGREIIKGSLKPKEVIQKIEKIIQNCEANDDRTG